A genomic window from Streptomyces mirabilis includes:
- a CDS encoding ArsR family transcriptional regulator, with protein MLRVPVGGQRLDILEWLRDPAAHFPPERHGSLLDGVDAATLATKLGVSHAVARTHLDLLVGVGLLRARKIGRRTLYRRDEYRIAEVRSLFEKGW; from the coding sequence ATGCTGAGGGTTCCCGTCGGCGGGCAACGGCTGGACATCCTGGAGTGGCTGCGGGACCCCGCCGCGCACTTCCCGCCCGAGCGCCACGGCTCTCTCCTCGACGGCGTCGACGCGGCCACCCTCGCCACCAAGCTCGGCGTGAGCCACGCCGTCGCCCGCACCCACCTCGATCTCCTCGTCGGGGTCGGGCTGCTGCGCGCGAGGAAGATCGGGCGACGCACGCTCTACCGCCGCGACGAGTACCGCATCGCGGAGGTCCGCTCCCTGTTCGAGAAGGGCTGGTAG
- a CDS encoding glycosyl hydrolase 53 family protein gives MFHPRRTLRTLLLPLAAGLALTALPAQTAQAASTLTNAGFEADGAGTATPAGWSEYGDTGASYVEAGGHSGGYRLTQYSSAAYKVETYQYLSGLTNGNYRLTAWVRSGGGQNSAYLALKNCGGTEQRTDLPVSSSGWIHLVVPVVVTGNQCTISIDSDANAGNWINVDDLTFTSGSATGLSVKGSDISSLAKSEALGGVYRTSSGTTGDALAILKSAGMNYARLKVWVNPADGYNNKTRVLAMAKRIKAQGMKLLVDFHYSDTWADPGAQTKPAAWAGHSYSQLKTDVYNHTYDVLNALKAQGTTADMVQVGNEINGGMLWSEGSTDNWSQLAGLLNSGYDAVKAVSSSTTVALHLAKGGDLSGTRWWFDNAVSSGVKFDAIGLSYYGYWHGPLSDFQTTLDDAAARYGKPVFLAETAYPFRLDSDDSLVNQIDTTGELVSGYPATTAGQSAWLRDVMNVVEAVPNGRGLGVFYWEATWTAVTGNGWDPADATSGNGWENQALFGFDDKALPAMSQFGHR, from the coding sequence ATGTTCCATCCCAGACGCACACTCAGGACCCTGCTGCTGCCGCTCGCGGCCGGGCTGGCCCTCACCGCCCTGCCCGCGCAGACGGCACAGGCGGCGAGCACCCTCACCAACGCCGGATTCGAGGCCGACGGCGCCGGCACGGCCACGCCCGCCGGCTGGTCGGAGTACGGCGACACCGGCGCCTCCTACGTGGAGGCCGGGGGCCACAGCGGTGGTTACCGCCTCACGCAGTACTCCTCCGCCGCCTACAAGGTGGAGACGTACCAGTACCTCTCCGGACTGACCAACGGGAACTACCGGCTCACCGCCTGGGTGCGCTCGGGCGGCGGCCAGAACTCCGCCTACCTCGCGCTGAAGAACTGCGGCGGCACCGAGCAGCGCACCGACCTGCCGGTCTCCAGCAGCGGATGGATACACCTCGTCGTCCCCGTCGTGGTGACCGGCAACCAGTGCACGATCAGCATCGACTCCGATGCCAACGCGGGCAACTGGATCAACGTCGACGACCTGACGTTCACCTCCGGCAGCGCCACCGGGCTCTCCGTCAAGGGCTCCGACATCTCCTCCCTCGCCAAGAGCGAGGCCCTCGGCGGCGTCTACAGGACCAGCTCCGGCACCACCGGTGACGCGCTCGCCATCCTGAAGTCCGCAGGTATGAACTACGCGCGCCTGAAGGTCTGGGTGAACCCCGCCGACGGTTACAACAACAAGACGCGCGTCCTGGCGATGGCCAAGCGCATCAAGGCGCAGGGCATGAAGCTCCTGGTCGACTTCCACTACTCGGACACCTGGGCCGATCCCGGCGCCCAGACCAAGCCGGCCGCCTGGGCGGGCCACTCCTACAGCCAGCTGAAGACGGACGTCTACAACCACACGTACGACGTCCTCAACGCGCTGAAGGCGCAGGGCACCACCGCCGACATGGTCCAGGTCGGCAACGAGATCAACGGCGGGATGCTGTGGTCCGAGGGCTCCACCGACAACTGGTCGCAGCTTGCCGGGCTCCTCAACTCCGGCTACGACGCCGTCAAGGCCGTCAGCTCGTCGACGACCGTCGCGCTGCACCTCGCCAAGGGCGGCGACCTGTCCGGCACCCGCTGGTGGTTCGACAACGCGGTCTCAAGCGGCGTGAAGTTCGACGCCATCGGCCTGTCCTACTACGGCTACTGGCACGGCCCGCTCTCCGACTTCCAGACGACCCTGGACGACGCGGCCGCGCGCTACGGCAAGCCGGTGTTCCTGGCCGAGACGGCCTACCCCTTCCGTCTCGACAGCGACGACTCGCTCGTCAACCAGATCGACACGACCGGTGAGCTGGTTTCCGGCTACCCGGCCACCACCGCCGGGCAGTCCGCGTGGCTGCGGGACGTGATGAACGTCGTGGAGGCCGTCCCGAACGGCCGCGGCCTCGGTGTCTTCTACTGGGAGGCCACCTGGACCGCCGTCACCGGCAACGGCTGGGACCCGGCCGACGCCACGTCCGGCAACGGCTGGGAGAACCAGGCGCTGTTCGGCTTCGACGACAAGGCGCTGCCCGCCATGTCGCAGTTCGGCCACCGCTGA